The following proteins come from a genomic window of Microtus ochrogaster isolate Prairie Vole_2 chromosome 7, MicOch1.0, whole genome shotgun sequence:
- the Mpo gene encoding myeloperoxidase, whose product MKLFLALAGLLAPLAVLQTSSGATPAIPGDVENSMILASMEEAKQLVDKAYKERRESIKESLRRGTASPMELISYFKQPVAATRTAVRVADYLHVALDLLKRKLQPLWPGPFNVTDVLTPAQLNLFSKSSGCAYQDVGVTCPEQDKYRTITGQCNNRRSPTLGASNRAFARWLPAEYEDGFSLPFGWTPGVKRGGFSVPLAREVSNAIVRFPNDQLTRDQQRSLMFMQWGQFLDHDLTLTPEPATRSSFFTGINCEISCLQQPPCFPLKIPPNDPRIRNQEDCIPFFRSCPACTGSNITIRNQINALTAFVDASTVYGSEDPLARRLRNLTNQLGLLAVNTRFQDNGRALLPFDNLHDDPCLLTNRSAGIPCFLAGDMRSSEMPELTSVHTLFVREHNRLAIELKRLNPRWSGERLYQEARKIVGAMVQIITYRDYLPLVLGPAAMRKYLPRYRGYNDSVDPRIANVFTNAFRYGHTLIQPFMFRLDNQYQPTGPNPQVPLSKVFFASWRVVLEGGIDPILRGLMATPAKLNRQNQIVVDEIRERLFVQVMRIGLDLPALNMQRSRDHGLPGYNAWRRFCGLPQPSTVGELGTVLKNLGLAQKLMAQYGTPNNIDIWMGGVSESLEPNGRVGQLLACLIGTQFRKLRDGDRFWWENPGVFSAQQRQALAGISFPRIICDNTGITTVSKNNIFMSNSYPRDFVNCSSIPRLNLASWREA is encoded by the exons ATGAAGCTGTTCTTGGCCTTGGCAGGCCTCCTGGCTCCTCTGGCAGTGCTGCAGACCTCCAGTGGTGCCACTCCAG CTATCCCCGGTGATGTGGAGAATTCAATGATCCTGGCCTCAATGGAGGAGGCCAAGCAGCTGGTGGACAAGGCCTACAAAGAGCGTAGAGAAAG CATCAAAGAGAGTCTTCGAAGAGGCACCGCTAGCCCCATGGAACTCATATCCTACTTCAAGCAGCCCGTGGCAGCCACCAGAACAGCTGTAAGGGTGGCAGACTATCTTCACGTGGCTCTAGACCTGCTGAAGAGGAAGCTGCAGCCCCTGTGGCCAGGGCCTTTCAATGTCACGG ACGTACTGACACCTGCTCAGCTGAATCTGTTTTCCAAGTCAAGTGGCTGCGCCTATCAGGACGTGGGGGTGACATGCCCTGAGCAGGACAAGTATCGCACCATTACCGGACAGTGCAACAACAG GCGCAGCCCCACGCTGGGGGCCTCCAACCGCGCCTTTGCACGCTGGCTGCCGGCTGAGTACGAAGATGGCTTCTCATTACCCTTCGGCTGGACGCCTGGGGTCAAGCGTGGTGGCTTCAGTGTGCCATTG GCTCGAGAGGTCTCCAATGCCATCGTGCGCTTCCCCAATGATCAGCTGACCCGGGACCAGCAGCGCTCGCTAATGTTCATGCAGTGGGGACAGTTTCTGGACCACGACTTAACCTTAACTCCTGAGCCAGCTACCCGGTCCTCTTTCTTCACTGGCATCAACTGCGAGATCAGCTGCCTACAGCAGCCACCGTGCTTCCCCCTCAAG ATCCCACCCAATGACCCTCGAATCAGGAACCAAGAGGACTGCATCCCTTTCTTCCGCTCCTGCCCAGCGTGCACTGGGAGCAACATCACCATTCGCAACCAGATCAACGCACTCACTGCCTTCGTGGATGCCAGCACGGTGTATGGCAGCGAGGACCCGCTGGCCAGGAGGCTGCGCAACCTCACCAACCAGCTCGGGCTGCTGGCTGTCAATACCCGCTTCCAAGACAATGGCAGGGCCCTGTTGCCCTTTGACAACCTACACGACGACCCTTGCCTCCTCACCAACCGCTCTGCTGGCATCCCTTGTTTCCTGGCAG GGGACATGCGCTCCAGTGAGATGCCCGAGCTCACCTCTGTGCACACCCTCTTCGTTCGAGAGCATAACCGGCTGGCCATAGAGCTGAAGCGCCTGAATCCTCGCTGGAGTGGGGAAAGGCTCTACCAGGAGGCCCGGAAGATCGTGGGGGCCATGGTCCAG ATCATCACGTACCGGGACTACCTGCCCTTGGTGTTAGGGCCAGCAGCCATGAGGAAGTACCTACCCAGGTACCGAGGTTACAATGACTCAGTAGACCCTCGCATCGCCAATGTCTTCACCAATGCTTTCCGCTATGGCCACACCCTCATCCAACCCTTCATGTTCCGACTGGACAATCAGTACCAGCCCACGGGGCCCAACCCTCAGGTCCCACTCAGCAAGGTCTTCTTTGCTAGCTGGAGAGTTGTGCTGGAAG GTGGCATTGACCCCATCCTCCGAGGCCTCATGGCCACCCCTGCCAAACTGAACCGCCAGAACCAGATTGTGGTGGATGAGATCCGGGAGCGACTCTTCGTGCAGGTTATGAGGATTGGGCTGGACCTGCCCGCTCTGAACATGCAGCGCAGCAGAGATCACGGCCTCCCAG GATACAATGCCTGGAGGCGCTTCTGTGGGCTTCCACAGCCCAGCACAGTGGGCGAGCTTGGCACGGTGCTAAAGAACCTGGGATTGGCACAGAAACTGATGGCACAGTATGGCACACCCAACAATATTGACATCTGGATGGGTGGTGTGTCTGAGTCCCTGGAGCCCAACGGCCGAGTAGGTCAGCTCCTTGCCTGTCTCATTGGCACTCAGTTTAGGAAGCTACGTGATGGCGATCG GTTTTGGTGGGAGAACCCAGGTGTGTTCAGTGCCCAGCAGAGACAGGCCCTGGCTGGAATCTCCTTTCCTCGCATCATCTGTGACAACACTGGCATCACCACTGTGTCCAAGAACAACATCTTCATGTCCAACTCATACCCACGAGACTTTGTCAACTGTAGCTCCATCCCTAGGCTGAACCTGGCTTCCTGGCGGGAGGCTTAG
- the Lpo gene encoding lactoperoxidase, producing MKVLLHLPALLASLTLLQTAVAASNGKLSAAATLRETVDEVKVWVNKAFLDSRTRLKTALTTQAPTTRHLSGYLKQAKGRTRTAIRNGQVWEESLKKLKKAVTLTNVTGQGLDLTSLSWEVGCDPPAKAVTCDISNPYRTITGDCNNRKNPTLGSANRALARWLPAEYEDGFSRPFGWTPGKTRNGFPLPQPRDVSNQILGYLNEEGVLDENRSLLFMQWGQIVDHDLDFAPENEMGSDNNSKAQCDEHCLQGDNCFPIMFPKGDPKLKTQGKCMPFYRAGFVCPTPPYQSLAREQINALTSFMDASLVYGSEPSLANRLRNLSSPLGLMIVNEEVSDHGLPLLPFVSVKPSPCEVINRTAGVPCFLAGDSRASEQILLATSHTLLLREHNRLARELSRINPEWDGEKLYQEARKIMGAFIQIITFRDYLPILLGDEMQKWVPPYQGYSETVDPRISNVFTFALRFGHLEVPSAIYRLDENYQPWGSEPELPLHNLFFNTWRLVKDGGIDPLVRGLLAKKAKLAHQDRMMTGELRNMLFQQTHTIHGFDLAAINIQRCRDHGQPGYNSWRAFCGLSQPKTLQELSAVLQNKVLAKKLLDLYGTPDNIDIWLGAIAEPPVHRGRVGPLLTCLLGQQFQRIRDGDRFWWENSGVFTEKQRDSLRKVSFSRLVCDNTRINKVPLNPFQANTYPQGFVDCSAIDKLDLSPWASVKK from the exons ATGAAAGTCCTTCTGCATCTCCCGGCCCTTCTAGCTTCCCTGACCTTGCTCCAGACAGCAGTGGCGGCCAGTAATGGTAAGT TGAGCGCCGCTGCCACCCTGCGCGAAACAGTGGATGAGGTCAAGGTCTGGGTCAACAAGGCCTTCCTGGATTCCCGGACCAG GCTGAAGACCGCCTTGACCACCCAGGCTCCCACCACCCGCCACCTCTCAGGGTATCTCAAACAAGCCAAAGGCCGGACGCGCACAGCCATCCGCAATGGGCAGGTGTGGGAAGAGTCtctaaagaaactgaagaaggcGGTGACCTTGACAAATGTCACAG GCCAAGGCCTGGATTTGACTTCGCTCTCATGGGAGGTGGGCTGTGATCCCCCTGCTAAGGCAGTGACTTGTGATATAAGCAACCCTTACCGAACCATCACTGGAGACTGTAACAACAG GAAGAATCCAACGCTGGGATCCGCCAATAGGGCGCTGGCTCGATGGCTGCCCGCGGAGTACGAGGACGGGTTCTCCCGCCCCTTTGGGTGGACGCCGGGGAAGACGCGGAACGGCTTCCCTCTCCCGCAG CCCCGAGACGTCTCCAACCAGATCCTTGGCTATCTGAATGAGGAGGGTGTTCTGGACGAAAACAGATCCTTGCTCTTCATGCAGTGGGGTCAAATCGTGGACCATGACTTGGACTTTGCCCCTGAAAATGAGATGGGGAGTGATAACAACTCCAAAGCCCAGTGTGATGAACACTGTCTCCAGGGAGACAACTGCTTCCCCATCATG TTTCCAAAGGGTGACCCTAAATTGAAGACTCAGGGGAAATGCATGCCTTTCTACAGAGCTGGATTTGTCTGTCCCACACCACCCTATCAATCCCTGGCCCGAGAGCAAATCAATGCTCTAACCTCTTTCATGGATGCTAGCTTGGTATATGGTTCTGAGCCAAGCCTGGCAAATCGACTTCGAAACCTCAGCAGCCCCTTGGGCCTCATGATTGTCAATGAAGAGGTCTCAGACCATGGACTGCCCCTCCTGCCTTTTGTCAGTGTGAAGCCCAGCCCCTGTGAGGTCATCAACCGCACTGCTGGAGTGCCCTGCTTCTTGGCAG GAGACTCCCGAGCCTCGGAGCAGATCTTGCTGGCCACATCCCATACACTCCTTCTCCGGGAGCACAATCGATTAGCCAGAGAACTGAGCAGAATCAACCCTGAGTGGGATGGTGAGAAGCTCTATCAAGAAGCCAGGAAAATCATGGGAGCCTTCATACAG ATCATCACCTTCAGGGACTATCTCCCCATCTTACTGGGGGATGAGATGCAGAAGTGGGTCCCCCCATACCAAGGCTACAGTGAGACTGTAGACCCGCGCATTTCCAATGTCTTCACCTTTGCTCTCCGCTTTGGCCACTTGGAGGTCCCTTCTGCTATCTACCGCCTGGATGAGAATTATCAGCCATGGGGTTCAGAACCCGAGCTCCCCCTGCACAATCTCTTCTTCAACACCTGGAGGCTGGTCAAGGATG GTGGAATTGATCCTCTGGTTCGAGGCCTGCTGGCCAAGAAGGCCAAGTTGGCACACCAGGACAGGATGATGACAGGGGAACTCCGCAACATGCTGTTCCAGCAGACTCACACCATCCATGGCTTCGACCTAGCTGCCATCAATATCCAGCGGTGCCGAGACCACGGGCAGCCTG GGTACAACTCCTGGAGAGCTTTCTGTGGCCTGTCACAGCCAAAGACGCTACAAGAGCTGAGTGCTGTGCTGCAAAATAAGGTGCTGGCCAAGAAGCTGCTGGATCTCTATGGAACCCCCGACAATATTGATATCTGGTTAGGGGCCATTGCTGAACCCCCGGTCCATAGGGGTCGGGTAGGGCCTCTCCTCACCTGCCTCCTGGGCCAGCAGTTCCAGCGGATCCGAGATGGAGACAG GTTCTGGTGGGAGAACTCTGGAGTCTTCACAGAGAAGCAACGGGACTCTCTACGGAAGGTGTCCTTCTCAAGACTTGTCTGTGATAACACCCGCATCAACAAGGTCCCACTGAACCCATTCCAGGCCAACACCTACCCCCAGGGCTTTGTGGACTGCTCTGCTATTGATAAGTTGGACCTCTCCCCCTGGGCCTCAGTGAAGAAGTAG